The following coding sequences are from one Ornithodoros turicata isolate Travis chromosome 1, ASM3712646v1, whole genome shotgun sequence window:
- the LOC135395309 gene encoding uncharacterized protein LOC135395309: protein MSESSFQDRKVLALEKNFKDVQASTIKKMRTRMLGLCDGMELKALVNGIKKRPKLSLEIFFSAKTHKPGCPLRSIVSERSTWQEVVSRYLQRHLSEVDLPDPFLVRGSSEVIEGIRAFEKGGVSLMSIDIEDLYYSIPHEPLFRITRDRIEAHGSVKFQNSCGTTVDGFLELLKCYLSSTIVTDGAGFYVQKKGICIGSSVAPVLSDVFLTEVDSQVSGVLPTVVGVKRAFRYVDDYLVLLPLDALGEVHVCEDRARQVTDVFHRFGVGLKFTSEVAVEGVLRFLDLRLWSSKDHLCWGFSPRSKKALLPFESGHSKIVKRGIVRSCMVAALNKSCLHKVAEAYTQQCDRILQNGYPVSLLQSVCDKLLRGFKCQTVTDQEGESRRKKFLVVPYVHSLSHNLKKVGERFGVNVLFSAPFKLSKLSAIVKSPARKPICDVKHVKPFVSCRLGVIYSIPLSCGRCYIGQTGRCVNIRLREHASSLGGTPSGHLALHCSRCVCNPMFQDTVVVAVSSNALTRELVEAYAISKMGVKCVSQASVTLSEREIFFLDSSGWRPLIAVWDDPD from the coding sequence ATGTCTGAGTCCTCTTTTCAAGACCGGAAGGTTCTGGCGCTTGAGAAGAATTTTAAAGATGTACAGGCCTCGACGATCAAAAAGATGCGCACCAGGATGCTCGGCCTTTGTGATGGAATGGAGCTTAAGGCGCTTGTTAATGGTATCAAAAAACGGCCCAAGTTGTCTCTGGAGATTTTCTTCTCGGCCAAGACGCATAAACCAGGGTGTCCTTTGAGGTCTATCGTGTCGGAGAGGAGCACCTGGCAGGAGGTGGTATCTCGGTACTTACAGCGTCATCTCTCAGAGGTCGACCTCCCGGACCCGTTCTTGGTTCGTGGCTCAAGTGAGGTCATTGAAGGTATACGGGCCTTTGAGAAAGGAGGAGTGAGCCTAATGTCTATTGACATCGAAGATCTTTATTATTCAATACCTCATGAACCGCTCTTCAGGATCACCAGGGATCGCATTGAGGCACATGGGAGTGTGAAGTTCCAAAACAGCTGTGGCACTACCGTTGACGGTTTCTTGGAGCTGTTGAAGTGCTATCTTTCGTCTACGATTGTTACGGATGGGGCAGGCTTCTATGTGCAAAAGAAGGGAATTTGCATCGGCTCTTCAGTTGCGCCTGTACTGAGTGACGTTTTTCTAACTGAGGTTGACTCTCAAGTGTCGGGTGTGTTGCCCACAGTGGTGGGGGTAAAACGGGCTTTCAGGTATGTGGATGACTATTTAGTGCTTTTGCCGCTTGATGCTTTGGGGGAGGTGCACGTCTGTGAGGATAGGGCTCGGCAGGTGACAGATGTGTTTCATCGCTTCGGTGTTGGCCTGAAGTTCACGAGCGAAGTTGCTGTAGAAGGGGTCCTCAGGTTTTTAGATCTTAGGTTGTGGTCTAGTAAGGATCACCTGTGCTGGGGTTTTTCCCCAAGGTCGAAAAAGGCGTTGCtgccttttgaatcagggcacTCTAAGATCGTAAAAAGAGGAATTGTTAGGTCTTGTATGGTTGCAGCTCTTAATAAGTCATGTTTGCACAAGGTTGCTGAGGCGTACACTCAGCAGTGTGACCGCATTCTTCAGAACGGATACCCAGTGTCTTTGCTCCAGAGTGTCTGTGACAAGTTACTGAGGGGGTTTAAGTGTCAAACTGTTACTGACCAGGAGGGAGAGTCTAGGCGCAAGAAGTTCCTTGTCGTCCCGTATGTTCACTCTCTGTCTCATAACCTAAAGAAGGTTGGGGAGCGTTTTGGTGTTAATGTGCTGTTTTCAGCCCCCTTTAAGCTGAGCAAGTTATCGGCGATTGTCAAGTCTCCGGCACGGAAGCCTATATGTGATGTCAAGCATGTTAAGCCTTTTGTGTCCTGTCGGCTGGGTGTGATCTACAGTATCCCCCTCTCATGTGGTCGATGTTATATAGGCCAGACGGGTCGGTGCGTCAATATAAGGCTCAGAGAGCATGCTTCATCCTTGGGAGGCACACCCTCTGGTCATCTTGCGTTGCATTGCAGTAGATGTGTGTGCAACCCGATGTTTCAAGACACTGTAGTTGTTGCGGTGTCCTCTAATGCCTTGACTAGAGAATTAGTAGAGGCCTATGCTATCAGTAAGATGGGCGTTAAGTGTGTGAGTCAGGCATCGGTAACATTATCGGAGAGGGAGATTTTCTTCCTTGATAGCAGCGGGTGGAGGCCTCTTATCGCTGTTTGGGATGACCCTGACTGA